DNA from Athene noctua chromosome 24, bAthNoc1.hap1.1, whole genome shotgun sequence:
CTTCTTAAAAAATAATGGTCTGTCAGGGTCCAGAGTACCCAGTTGCTATGGCAGATGTCTCAAAGTCCTGGAAGCTGCTAATTCCAGCTCTATGGAGCTGGTGGCATTACAGGACCTGGGAATGGCTTTGTTGGACCAAAGGCTGAGGTCCTGGGCCATAGCATTCCACCCTCATTTCTCTTTCATCATTCCTACTAGCTCAGTGTATTTCTGATTGTGCCATGACAGGAGGCTTTATATTAACCAGTGCCACAGGAAGACTGCAGTGGAGTTAACGGTGGTTACCCCCCCACCAGCAGTCTGGCTGGTAGCTTGGAGCTGAGCACCTCTTATTCCGTGAGCCCTCCACCCTCAAAAGGGAATCTTTGCCCCAGGGCTTCCTTCTCAGAGCAGCTGAACTCAGGTTCAGTCTTCCAGGATGGTTCTTCTGAACCTGTCCCCTTCTGCAGAGGAAGGGTCTCCTTCATTCCAGGGTCAGTAGTGCAGTATTGTCAAATACCCGAGTCGGATCAGGTGGGTTCATCACTCTCTTCCTCATCTGCCATCAGTCCCCATAAAGTGAATCCTCTcggcctgcccctgcccctgttGCTTGGCTCTTTCCTTTGGTGGAAGCTCGTAGCCTCTGTTCCAGGGCCCTGGAGCAGAGTGATGGATCTAAGTCACACAGTACTGTACTGACCCATAAAGGGAGCTGCACGTGCTTTGACCTTCATTTTTCCAACGCCTCGGGTGGCATAAGCATATCTTAAAAGCATTTCCTCTGTAAAGTGTCAATGTTCTTTTACTCTAGGACgaaacttacaaaaaaaaatatgcaatttttttattttgagactGTCCTGTGACTTGTACTCGTCTTCTCCTGAGGCTTGTGAAAAAACCTTTCTTATGTACTTAAGATTATACAGAAGATAGAATAAAGTTAATGCCAACTTGCTCATTACAGTGGCTCTTGTTTGCTCTTTGGGGGCACACAGGACCTCAGGGAGGATGCTCCTCGCTGCCTGACCCTGCCTTGACTGCTTTGCACACTGTCCCCCCGGGGAAGTGTGGACTTTCCTCAACTCCCCTCAAACCAAACTGGCGGTAGTTATCAAATCTCACCTCTCTTTTTAGTTGGTTAGATGTAAAGGTCTTTATTGATTTCAGTTGCTGTACAAAAGTGCACAAAACAAGCCATTAGTTGAAAACTGTTCAAGCTGTTAATACCTGCTTAATCCAaatccctcctttttcccccaaaaaaaccctaaatttgGCCCTTTCCCCATTTGAAGGAGAGGCTGCGCTGTTTTCCCTCCGCATACAGCCCTGTAAATCTACTTGCTGCTCCCCTTAAGAGGTGCGGCCTCCTTACACTAGTGCTCTCGGTTAATACTGCTGTTGTGACCTGTGAGGAACAGGCGATGGGGAAAACGCCCCTCTCGTGGCAGATAATCATTTTGCCAGTGCCAAGTGAGCTGCAGCTCTGAGAACTGAAGGAAGATTTACCGGGGCCTGTGCAGGATGGAGTGCTTCAGGGTTAGCGCAAGGCCCAGTCCACCCACACTGCAGCATAATCGCATCCAGACAAATCCCGGGCTCTTACTGCAGCGTGGAAGTGCTGAGCTACAccccttcttcttccccttccccagctccccgcAGGTTTGCACGCAGAAAGTGCTGTTGCACAGTAGCAGCTGCATTAACTACAGTGGTAGACCCTCCCCAGTGTGCTCTCTCCCAAGGTGCCTCCCCTCGGCTTCACTGGAGGAAGGGGAGGATAGTGGTGTAAAACCACTCTTCAGAGAAGTGCAGGTGATCCCCTTTCACCCCCAGGAACACCAGTTTTCCTGCTTTGTCCATCTCCTGCAGCCCCAAGCGATCCTGCAGAGAGAAGGATGCCCGTAACTTCCCAGGGCCCTGCCGTGGAGGAATGCCCCGATGGTCAGAGAGTGCTGGCAGGCTGGAGGGGTTCACCTCTGCTCTTCAAAGCTTCTCCTCGTAGAGGGGGGGAAAGCTATTTGGGATGCTTTATACAGAAAGCTTTAAAAAGGAGCAGAGTTCATTGAACACATGCTGAAGGAGACAACCACTGTAATTCCCACTGGCCTGGAGAGAAACCCCTTCCCAAACAGCTACTGGTAAGAGGAGGCGATGCCCCAGGAATGGCAGAGATGGTGAGGAGGGCAGAGGTGTGGGGTTTGGAGCTCCTCAAGGCCCCAGAGACACCACAGAGTGGAAACAGCAGAGAcccctcagcccccagcagaACGTACCTCTGTGTACAGCGAGGTCTCCTTCAGCGGGATGGTCTCCTTGGCTTGGCCGCTTTTGTAAAACCCAAACCACTGTTGGAATAAAAACAAGGGAACGGTTTCTGAAGGGCTGCCAGGGGATAAGCAGGCTTTCACCAGCTTGTGCTGGTGACAGCGCACTATCAAGCCTGTGTTTGCATTCAGCCTGCTCCTTGCCACCCTCAAGTTCTGCCACCAAAGGACACACCAGAAACAAGCACCAAAAACGCCACCCAAAAGCAGCACCCGCCCTGCCTGCCTCACCTCGGAGATCGGAGGATCGACCATGGTATCATTGAGAAATTTCACCATCACAAACTTTTTCAGAGCCATCAAGTTTTTCTTGTACGTCTCATTGATGCCCTGGATGAGAGCAGCAGAGAACAGACCCAAGTCACCGGAGAGTCCACTGAGGGAAACCACCTGCAGAGAAAACCCTGGACAGCAGCAGCCGTGGAGGCAGGAATATGTGTTTTTGCCAGCAGCCTCCCTTGGCTGTGCTCGTGGCATCCAGGCTGTAAAGAGGGGGTGGCCTCCCCCACTGTCCCAGGGGAGAGAGGGGATGCACCCACTTGAAAGGTGACGGGTGAACCGAGCACGTGGCATATTCTACACCAACGGCTCCGGAAGAGTGTGGTGACGCAAGAACTGCTCTGCCATGGACAAGTCTCACTCATCAATCTACCAGCAAAAACACTTTGTATGCTCCTGGCACGCAGGGCAAAAATGTTCCCCTCTGACCTCCAGCTAAACTCCTGCCAGGGAGAGCTAACACAAATAAACTCAGCGCTAAGGATTCTGCTCTCCTGTTACATCATTAGCCAGGTCCTTACCCTCTCCTGATTTATGTCAGCCAAAAAGATGCTGTTTTTCCTGTAGTCCTCCTCCTTCAGAGGGTCGTGCCAATACTCTGCTTGTACCAAGCTGGAGAACAGAAAAACCAAAGATCAGAGCGGAAGCCTGGCGCTGCTCATGTGGGCCCGGCTGCCGTCACTGCCGCCCGGTGACTGTACTCACTGCTCCTGAACAGCTTGTGTGTAGGCGCCCAGATCCAGCGTCTTCCGGATCCAGTCACAGATATGGGAGCTCTCGCCAGGACAGCGTGGCAACCCGTACACCCCTGCAGCGTGGAGACGTGGAACAGCTCCCTGAGCCAAACTGAAATCCCTTAATCCCTCCGGCTGGTAAAGATCCAACCTCTTACAGAGCAGTGGCAAGAATTACCCAGGGAATCAGGCAGCCTTTAATCCTGCAATCTCATTAGACAGCCCTCCTGGCCCTGGGCTCTAGTACACACAAAGATAATGGTTGGTGTTCTCGAGCTGAGGGTATTGCTCTGGAGAATGGGGGCATGCAGACAAACCATCCGGCTCGCCTGGTGCGTTCCCAGAAGGTCTCAGGATGGTTCCCTACGACCCTTCCCACTACGCTATAAAGAAATAGACTCAAGCCATGAAACTTCTCAGGGGAGAGTATTTGAAATTCATTGCCAGCTGCTCTTAATTGTACACCTCTTAAATTCCATTTCATATTGCCTCTTTATTAATCTGCTGCAAAAATCAGTTCCCTTTCCTTGGGGCTTTAGGCTTCCAAACACCGATTGCAAAATATCCTTGTGACCCAAAAGGTTTAGTTTCACAGAGGCTTTGCTCTGTAATTAGTAATTTCTTCTCCCAGAACAACTAATCCCAAGTGCTTCCAAAGTATATAGGAATTCCACCCAGGCAATAAGTTGTCTACTTACAGAGGCCCCTTCTCACTGCCATTAAGCAAGACCAAGACAGACAATAATGTAGTTGGCTAACAACTGGGCCAAAGCAGATCACCAGATTCAGACAAGAACAAAGGGGCAGcttaattcagaagaaaatggtCAGATTTTAGGAAGAAGcccaaaaaaaaatcattcctccTGCCAACAAGAGCCCCCCACCCTTCAAGACAGTTAGGAGTGTGATAGTTTCAGAGGACACTACCTTGGTGCTGTCCCCCAACGGAGATCAAATTGAGCATGGGAGGAGAAGGACATCTCTGGGCCACTGCCCTCCTGTGGAGAAAGAGggaggagctgagctggcactggcctgcCCAGGCCACCAGCGCTGGTTCCCACAGAGCTGCACTTTGGTAAGGTTTGCAAAGAGAATTAACCCCTCCTGGTAGGAGGGCTACAGGGAAACACGTTCTTGCCTCCTTTGGAGCGTTCCTAACTTTATGAAGGGGTTTGTCAGTTTACATCTGATTAGTACTTCAAAAGAGTTTTAAATCAGAAGCTAAAGCCCAACGAAAATGGATGGAAATGGAAGAGAAGTGTAAACTTACAGGAACTGGCCTCCTTGGGAGAAGCCCATTGCGTTGTAGCCTCCTTTCAGGCGAGGGTCCTTTGCGAGCTGGCTGCACACTTCTCTCACTTGATCATTCACATTCATAAAGAAGCTGTTCTCCATATCCTGATGGATTAGCAAAATTAGAAAGTGTAATTTGTCCCTTTATGATGTTTTACGCTATTTTAATCTCTGCAAATAGATTGGTAACAGTTCTGCTTTTGGAAGAGGACCTTAACTTTCACAATGACAGAAGTGAAATTCAAGTTTTGAGACTTCCCTTCACCACATCTTTGTTCCTACTCTGCCTGGCAAAACTGTCTCATATGAAAACAGTGACATTTCCCCAAACTTCCTGACAGTGAGTCCCTtcagattttgtgtgtgtgtatatatataaagtaatatataaatattatatatatacaattaaaaaaataaaaatcaaacttctCCCATCTTCTCCAGATCCCACAAAATAACACACATTGCACATTATCTCAAGACACTATTTAAAGAAATTCTGTAGGGCTACataaaactgtcaaaaaacaTGAAGGCGCAGAAGAATGTATGTTTATTATACTGAAGATGTATGGTGAATAAGGCTAAATCAGTGGATTTTCATATTAATCCAGTTTAGATTAGGGATTTGGGTTTCCCCAGTTCTTTTCTGCAGGTATTATCTAGACTTTATTGGTTTCTACCTGTCAAAGCTGTTTActtcacaaagaagaaaaaagtgagcaGGGAAAGCACAACACGAATCCTCGT
Protein-coding regions in this window:
- the PPT1 gene encoding palmitoyl-protein thioesterase 1, with product MAALRAAAVVLLGLCLRCAAAAVPLVIWHGMGDSCCNPQSMGYIKKIVENKIPGIYVLSLKIGSNLIQDMENSFFMNVNDQVREVCSQLAKDPRLKGGYNAMGFSQGGQFLRAVAQRCPSPPMLNLISVGGQHQGVYGLPRCPGESSHICDWIRKTLDLGAYTQAVQEHLVQAEYWHDPLKEEDYRKNSIFLADINQERGINETYKKNLMALKKFVMVKFLNDTMVDPPISEWFGFYKSGQAKETIPLKETSLYTEDRLGLQEMDKAGKLVFLGVKGDHLHFSEEWFYTTILPFLQ